A region of Panthera uncia isolate 11264 chromosome D4, Puncia_PCG_1.0, whole genome shotgun sequence DNA encodes the following proteins:
- the CD4H9orf152 gene encoding uncharacterized protein C9orf152 homolog: MKGLPCPCPALPHLWWLGSCFMAEGSGTQAPGKGPRLSIQLLRAQYEGLRRQQRAQAHLVVLPKGGYASAPAESMVSAVWINKERRCSLSLEEADPEAEVMLEEADRGCLQVPESPWHKHLEMHHWVQTFHQETGLQVKHKGKLMGSEQRLSQEGDPGSFENNQMTQQGTSILETARHECQEDNVQTKAAGSGLNIGIQCPPSIKNPHRSEKPAHYPFPQRKTPRISQAARNLGLYGPA; the protein is encoded by the exons ATGAAGGGGTTGCCCTGCccatgccctgccctgccccatttGTGGTGGCTGGGGTCTTGCTTCATGGCTGAGGGCTCGGGGACTCAGGCCCCTGGGAAAGGGCCCCGGCTCAGCATCCAGCTCCTGAGAGCCCAGTACGAAGGCTTGCGTCGGCAGCAGAGGGCCCAGGCCCACCTGGTGGTGCTCCCGAAAG GAGGGTACGCGTCTGCTCCTGCAGAGTCCATGGTCAGTGCTGTTTGGATTAACAAGGAGAGAAGGTGTTCCCTGTCCCTGGAGGAGGCAGATCCTGAAGCAGAGGTGATGCTGGAGGAGGCTGACAGAGGCTGTCTTCAGGTCCCCGAATCTCCATGGCACAAGCACCTAGAGATGCACCACTGGGTCCAGACCTTCCATCAGGAAACCGGTCTTCAAGTGAAACACAAGGGCAAGCTCATGGGGTCCGAGCAAAGGCTCTCTCAGGAAGGAGACCCGGGCTCGTTTGAAAACAATCAGATGACTCAGCAAGGGACCAGCATTCTAGAAACAGCCCGGCATGAATGTCAGGAGGACAATGTCCAAACAAAGGCAGCGGGATCTGGCTTAAATATCGGCATTCAGTGCCCTCCTTCCATAAAGAACCCACACAGGTCTGAAAAACCAGCTCACTATCCATTTCCCCAGAGGAAAACTCCCAGGATCTCTCAAGCTGCCAGGAACCTGGGCTTATATGGACCAGCCTGA